A single genomic interval of Aureliella helgolandensis harbors:
- a CDS encoding chemotaxis protein CheX produces MYPISKPEDLLNAVLARNTVLQAVVPAVASPTEAPPELDVVDFLAQSARNVFARMFNIRLSPVHTRQSGYPQTRHALTGLITIHGCLKAEIAINLSETLALAITTAMSGTRPNSVDSDVIDVIGELANMIGGNAKERLKKECLQIGLPTVIFGQTHQLHFEEDGEVAFACFTCDEGAFQIEVSLRDPY; encoded by the coding sequence GTGTACCCTATTTCCAAGCCTGAAGATTTGCTCAACGCCGTCCTGGCGCGCAATACCGTGCTACAGGCCGTGGTACCCGCTGTTGCATCGCCAACCGAGGCTCCCCCAGAGCTGGATGTTGTCGACTTTCTAGCCCAAAGTGCCAGAAATGTGTTTGCGCGCATGTTCAATATCAGGCTCTCGCCTGTGCACACTCGCCAGTCTGGCTATCCCCAAACTCGACACGCGCTGACCGGCTTAATCACCATCCATGGATGCCTCAAAGCGGAAATCGCGATCAATCTGTCCGAGACTCTCGCGTTAGCCATCACTACGGCCATGTCCGGAACTCGACCGAACTCCGTCGATTCAGATGTTATCGACGTCATCGGCGAACTCGCCAATATGATCGGCGGTAACGCCAAAGAGAGACTCAAAAAAGAGTGTCTGCAAATCGGTCTGCCGACCGTCATTTTTGGACAAACGCACCAATTGCATTTTGAAGAAGACGGCGAGGTTGCATTCGCATGCTTTACCTGCGACGAGGGAGCCTTCCAAATTGAAGTGAGCCTACGCGACCCGTACTAG
- a CDS encoding response regulator, whose amino-acid sequence MKVLVADDSGVMRKIIIRALNACGVMDTVEAADGKAGWQAFQTEDIDFVLTDWNMPEMSGLELLKEIRNVGSDVPVIMVTTEAEKERVIEAIQAGVTDYLCKPFEQEELRDKLDKYVAA is encoded by the coding sequence ATGAAGGTCTTAGTGGCCGATGATTCAGGAGTAATGCGTAAAATAATCATTCGAGCGCTCAACGCATGCGGAGTGATGGATACGGTTGAAGCGGCAGACGGAAAGGCCGGCTGGCAGGCGTTCCAAACGGAAGATATCGATTTCGTTCTCACCGATTGGAACATGCCAGAAATGAGTGGACTGGAACTCCTCAAAGAAATTCGCAATGTGGGTTCGGACGTCCCTGTGATCATGGTGACGACAGAAGCGGAAAAGGAACGTGTCATCGAAGCGATTCAGGCCGGTGTCACCGATTATCTCTGCAAGCCTTTTGAGCAAGAAGAACTGCGAGACAAACTCGACAAATATGTGGCAGCTTAA
- a CDS encoding hybrid sensor histidine kinase/response regulator, translating to MFQDDEILQEFVSESSEQLANIEEELLAIETQGEHADLELVNKVFRAIHSIKGAAGFLGLSKINELSHSLENILNRMRCRELIPTTEVTEALLRSADVLRNLIADVGNSNAVDVSANIGLLDLIYAQSCRLQATPESAGSDAVETPHPSVAQESHWTSDTPHSKRVQAIAFPAKPLTLPPVAPGEGSDAEGCEESSGRALLQLARQLRADIESAFPPDSSSPAPSHAPAWATEEHLAQDLNSLHARPDASVRVSVVVLDRLMNLAGELVLSRNQLLQAVEDAEQEKLRSATSRIDHVTSELQDAIMQTRMQPVSTVFNRLPRLVRDLSNKLDKKCNLVINGGEVELDKTIIEAIGAPLTHLIRNCIDHGIESPSQRYADGKVEEGEIRLRAYHQAGKVCIRLEDDGRGIDVEAIKTKAVDLRLLDATSSASLSAAEALRLIFAPGFSTSTAVTDVSGRGVGMDVVQTNIEEIGGTVDIETELGKGTAVHITLPLTLAIIPSLIVGVDEERYAIPQSNITELIRIPRAESSQRLGDVQGAEVLRLRGQLLPIVRLSTILKTDNTKNSDSEMAINIVVVEAGQYRYGILVDRLFDNEEIVVKPLGTKLSCLDCLAGATILGDGRVALILDVTGVACMAKIRTEDSHVCPTAVPASAAGLSELHSVLFFRNSEEEQFAIPMSTVRRIKRIEVKALQRLGSQLLLSYRGSTIPLIELEQYVAAKPRNASLRHVSIVVFRVGVHEVGLIAPLLGDIGEVELDVGSSTVGEKGVSGIVAVDGVPTRLLDVIDVLKSAFPSLVQQDAKNIETAGKHILVAEDSDFFRRHLEKTLGEEGYSVTSCRDGQEAWNRLEDMETLPYALITDIEMPGMTGLELTTRVRGNQRTAPLPIIALSSLAGDEDIKRGRQAGVNEYEIKLDRESLLQKLLHLN from the coding sequence ATGTTTCAGGACGATGAAATCCTACAGGAGTTCGTGAGCGAAAGCAGTGAACAGTTAGCCAATATCGAAGAGGAACTGCTAGCGATCGAGACGCAAGGGGAGCACGCGGACCTTGAGCTCGTGAATAAGGTGTTTCGGGCAATTCACTCAATCAAAGGCGCGGCGGGCTTCCTGGGGCTCTCGAAAATCAATGAATTGTCCCATAGCTTGGAGAACATTCTCAACCGCATGCGCTGCCGGGAGCTAATTCCTACCACAGAGGTGACCGAGGCGCTGCTACGTTCTGCGGACGTTTTGCGAAACTTGATCGCAGATGTGGGCAATAGCAATGCTGTGGATGTATCTGCCAACATTGGTCTGCTCGATCTCATCTATGCGCAGTCATGTCGTTTGCAAGCCACTCCCGAGTCTGCCGGCTCCGATGCGGTGGAGACGCCCCATCCTTCTGTAGCGCAGGAGTCGCATTGGACTTCTGATACGCCGCATTCGAAGAGAGTTCAAGCAATTGCGTTTCCAGCAAAACCTCTTACACTGCCGCCGGTGGCTCCAGGCGAAGGTTCCGACGCGGAGGGCTGCGAGGAGTCAAGTGGCCGAGCCCTGCTGCAACTCGCACGGCAATTGCGAGCCGATATCGAAAGCGCGTTCCCGCCGGACAGTTCGTCACCAGCTCCATCCCACGCACCTGCTTGGGCTACGGAAGAACATCTTGCACAGGACCTTAATTCCCTCCATGCCCGACCGGATGCTAGCGTTCGGGTTTCGGTAGTGGTTTTGGATCGACTGATGAATCTGGCAGGAGAGTTGGTACTAAGCCGCAACCAGCTTCTGCAGGCCGTTGAGGATGCCGAGCAAGAGAAACTGCGTTCAGCGACCTCTCGGATTGATCACGTGACCAGCGAGTTGCAAGATGCCATTATGCAAACTCGCATGCAACCGGTCAGTACTGTCTTCAACCGTTTGCCACGTTTGGTGCGAGATCTGAGCAACAAGCTCGACAAGAAGTGCAACCTGGTCATCAACGGTGGGGAAGTCGAGTTGGACAAAACGATTATTGAAGCGATCGGTGCTCCACTAACTCACTTGATTCGCAATTGCATTGATCATGGAATCGAGTCACCAAGCCAACGCTACGCCGATGGCAAAGTGGAGGAGGGGGAGATTCGGTTGAGGGCCTATCACCAGGCGGGTAAAGTCTGCATTCGCCTGGAGGATGATGGGCGAGGCATTGATGTGGAAGCCATCAAAACTAAGGCCGTGGACCTGCGGTTGCTGGACGCCACGTCGAGTGCATCGCTGTCTGCTGCGGAAGCACTTCGCCTCATCTTCGCACCGGGGTTTTCCACTTCAACGGCGGTAACGGACGTCAGTGGTCGAGGCGTTGGAATGGATGTTGTTCAGACCAACATCGAGGAGATCGGTGGGACGGTTGACATTGAGACGGAGCTCGGCAAAGGCACTGCCGTCCACATTACTCTACCACTGACACTGGCCATCATCCCTTCCCTTATCGTCGGAGTCGATGAGGAGCGATACGCGATCCCTCAGTCCAATATCACGGAGTTAATCCGCATTCCGAGAGCGGAGAGTTCCCAGCGATTGGGAGATGTGCAAGGAGCCGAAGTGCTTCGGCTCCGCGGGCAACTCCTGCCCATTGTTCGCTTAAGCACTATCCTGAAAACGGACAATACGAAGAATTCCGATAGTGAAATGGCGATCAACATCGTGGTCGTTGAAGCTGGACAGTACCGCTATGGAATCCTGGTGGATCGGCTGTTTGACAACGAAGAGATTGTAGTTAAGCCGCTAGGAACAAAACTCAGTTGTTTGGATTGTCTAGCGGGAGCAACAATTCTGGGGGACGGAAGAGTGGCGTTGATCTTGGACGTCACTGGAGTGGCCTGCATGGCAAAGATACGCACCGAGGATTCGCACGTTTGCCCAACAGCTGTTCCTGCCTCAGCCGCGGGTCTTAGCGAACTCCATTCCGTTCTGTTCTTTCGAAACTCTGAGGAAGAGCAGTTTGCAATCCCAATGTCGACCGTCCGCCGCATAAAACGCATCGAGGTCAAGGCGCTCCAGCGCTTAGGCAGTCAACTTTTGCTGTCCTATCGCGGTAGCACGATTCCACTCATCGAGCTCGAGCAATACGTCGCGGCAAAACCACGCAATGCCTCGCTGCGACACGTCAGCATTGTGGTCTTTCGAGTTGGGGTGCATGAAGTTGGATTGATCGCACCTCTCTTGGGCGATATCGGTGAAGTGGAGCTGGATGTAGGCTCGTCCACCGTTGGAGAGAAGGGCGTGTCTGGGATTGTTGCAGTGGACGGAGTGCCAACTCGCTTACTGGACGTCATCGATGTCCTCAAATCGGCATTCCCAAGTTTGGTGCAGCAGGATGCAAAGAATATTGAAACGGCAGGAAAGCATATCCTGGTTGCGGAGGATTCGGATTTCTTTCGAAGGCATCTCGAGAAAACATTAGGTGAGGAGGGGTATTCGGTGACTTCTTGCCGCGACGGTCAAGAGGCGTGGAATCGACTGGAAGACATGGAGACGCTTCCCTATGCATTGATCACTGACATCGAGATGCCGGGGATGACTGGACTGGAGTTGACCACCAGGGTGCGTGGCAATCAACGCACGGCGCCGCTGCCAATCATTGCGCTTTCGAGTCTTGCTGGTGACGAGGACATCAAACGTGGCCGGCAGGCTGGCGTCAATGAATACGAAATCAAGTTAGACCGAGAGAGCCTACTGCAAAAGCTCTTGCACCTTAATTAA
- a CDS encoding chemotaxis protein CheW encodes MTEDHQSLFGRRTRQMQEHTVQLVTFELGAATLALDISAVQEISRNSQLTKVPHAPKYVRGIANLRGDVVTILNLHSHLGILANPATKESRILIIKDASETVGLWVDRVSDILPVQVRDLSPPPNNLQGISRTYVQGVFQANGKLILKIDLQNLLNCCHNHSPPAAALCL; translated from the coding sequence ATGACGGAAGACCATCAAAGCCTCTTTGGGCGGCGGACACGGCAAATGCAAGAGCACACGGTGCAACTGGTAACGTTCGAATTGGGGGCAGCTACTCTCGCTTTGGATATTTCAGCGGTTCAAGAGATCAGTCGCAATTCTCAACTGACGAAGGTGCCTCATGCGCCGAAATACGTGCGAGGAATTGCCAATCTCCGTGGTGATGTGGTAACCATCCTGAATCTTCATAGTCACCTTGGGATCCTAGCGAATCCCGCGACAAAAGAAAGTCGTATTCTAATCATCAAGGATGCGAGTGAGACCGTTGGCCTATGGGTTGATCGCGTCTCCGACATTTTGCCGGTACAAGTGCGTGATTTGTCACCACCTCCCAATAACTTGCAAGGCATCTCGAGAACTTATGTTCAAGGGGTGTTTCAAGCCAATGGAAAACTGATCCTGAAAATTGATTTGCAAAACTTGCTCAACTGCTGTCACAATCATTCGCCGCCTGCCGCCGCACTTTGCCTCTGA
- the cheB gene encoding chemotaxis-specific protein-glutamate methyltransferase CheB translates to MKKVLRCIVADVSPLSRKIVRAALEMLDAVEVVGTACDGISALQRCQQLEPDLLTLDVELPGMSGIEAVQRMQDQNPNCRVIMISSLTSSGAAVTNAGLEAGAFDFIVKPIAASLPKSVQRLGSILAPCLDAVRATLVAEDPSAKSGRITTRAVSGTPRAVCIGVSTGGPLALSRLLPQLPSLFPVPIFVVQHMPPFITRSLAQHLSQSCELRVVEASDGMKGEAGTVYVAPGGRQMGINATENRMAIVLDDAPPECNARPSVDYLFRSLASSVGGRLLAVVMTGMGEDGVEGCRSVRNAGGYVLTQDAVSCVVYGMPKRVVEAGMSDYVGNIESIASQMTRAVGMGGFQCI, encoded by the coding sequence ATGAAAAAAGTGCTTCGCTGCATCGTTGCTGACGTCTCACCGCTGTCGAGGAAGATTGTGCGCGCTGCCTTGGAAATGCTCGACGCAGTGGAAGTCGTCGGAACCGCTTGTGATGGCATTTCTGCGCTGCAAAGATGCCAGCAACTTGAGCCCGATCTGCTAACCCTGGATGTCGAGTTGCCTGGCATGTCAGGTATTGAGGCGGTCCAACGGATGCAGGACCAAAACCCGAATTGCAGGGTCATCATGATTAGCTCGTTGACATCGTCTGGGGCGGCAGTGACCAACGCTGGGCTGGAGGCTGGAGCGTTTGACTTTATCGTGAAACCCATCGCGGCGAGTTTGCCGAAAAGCGTGCAACGCTTGGGAAGCATACTCGCGCCGTGTTTGGATGCAGTGCGGGCAACGTTAGTTGCAGAGGATCCCTCTGCGAAAAGCGGGCGGATCACCACGCGCGCCGTAAGCGGCACGCCTCGTGCTGTCTGCATTGGCGTCTCTACCGGCGGCCCATTGGCATTAAGCAGACTTCTACCGCAACTTCCGTCGCTGTTTCCCGTCCCTATCTTCGTTGTCCAGCACATGCCGCCGTTTATTACTCGCTCACTCGCTCAACACTTGAGTCAAAGTTGCGAGTTGCGGGTTGTTGAAGCAAGCGACGGAATGAAGGGGGAAGCGGGCACCGTGTATGTCGCACCTGGAGGGCGGCAAATGGGCATCAACGCTACCGAGAATCGCATGGCGATTGTGCTTGACGATGCCCCACCTGAATGCAATGCCAGACCGAGCGTTGATTATCTCTTTCGGTCGCTTGCCTCGAGTGTGGGAGGACGCCTGCTAGCGGTGGTGATGACCGGAATGGGAGAGGATGGCGTTGAGGGCTGCCGCTCGGTTCGCAATGCGGGTGGTTATGTCCTTACACAAGATGCCGTATCGTGTGTTGTTTACGGCATGCCCAAACGAGTTGTTGAAGCGGGGATGTCCGATTATGTGGGCAACATCGAAAGTATCGCGAGTCAGATGACGCGGGCTGTCGGGATGGGAGGATTTCAATGCATCTAG
- a CDS encoding CheR family methyltransferase, whose translation MHLEPHDVERMCVLIQQLCGLELDQSKGYLLESRLRSIVQQEHLSSYRELVDRAQRPVEIALRQRIVDAITTHETMFFRDNSPFDALRYKALPETIDTRSASSSPKRLRFWSAACSTGQETYSIAMILHEMIPKLETWDIQILGTDISEASIKRAASGWYDDTEIQRGLSPELREKYFSRAEQGWQIHESLRRLIQFRRLNLLQPLPDFGTMDIVFCRNVALYFSHEQQKALFRKIRRAIADDGYLFIGAAEFLLDLNREFNAFAHCRGTYYRPLPTVAVPHPSRPAT comes from the coding sequence ATGCATCTAGAACCGCATGATGTGGAACGGATGTGCGTCTTGATTCAGCAGCTATGTGGGCTGGAACTGGATCAAAGCAAAGGCTACTTGCTCGAGTCGCGTTTGCGCTCAATTGTTCAGCAGGAGCATTTGTCTAGCTACCGAGAATTGGTGGATCGCGCACAACGGCCGGTTGAAATCGCGTTGCGACAGCGCATCGTCGATGCGATCACGACGCATGAAACCATGTTTTTTCGAGATAACTCACCCTTTGATGCCCTACGCTACAAGGCACTTCCTGAAACCATCGACACTAGGTCAGCTAGTTCCAGTCCGAAACGGCTAAGATTCTGGTCTGCTGCATGTTCGACTGGGCAGGAGACCTACAGTATTGCAATGATCTTGCACGAGATGATACCCAAACTGGAAACGTGGGACATCCAAATTCTCGGGACCGATATCTCCGAAGCATCGATCAAGCGCGCTGCGTCAGGGTGGTACGACGATACCGAAATTCAGCGAGGCTTGAGCCCCGAACTACGCGAAAAGTATTTTTCGCGCGCGGAGCAAGGGTGGCAAATCCATGAGTCACTGCGCCGCCTCATCCAGTTCCGGCGTCTTAACTTGCTTCAACCGCTGCCCGATTTTGGAACGATGGACATCGTTTTCTGCCGCAATGTGGCGCTCTATTTCTCCCACGAACAGCAGAAAGCACTGTTTCGCAAGATTCGTCGCGCAATCGCTGATGATGGGTATTTGTTTATTGGTGCCGCCGAGTTCTTGTTAGACCTCAATCGAGAATTCAATGCATTTGCGCACTGCCGCGGAACCTATTATCGACCACTGCCGACGGTTGCTGTGCCGCACCCCTCACGGCCAGCGACTTAG
- a CDS encoding ParB/RepB/Spo0J family partition protein, producing MTKDRRLGRGLAALLGTPLEEDQVLDSTATGGTNRTATPMANRSPQQVRPAMSPPSSPRVQGASVSLPEQRSQPTGSASSSSKVTGSVPLRSEKASSPSMPRALELQVDEIDNNPFQPRRQFNAEEIASLAESIREHQQLQPVLVRKVGDRYQLISGERRLRATIHAGLKTIRAEVRQADDRLVAELAIVENLQRKDLDPIEKALSFRRYIDEHQCTQEDLAKRLKIDRSTIANLMRLLELPEAIQQSIQSDSLTAGHARALLPLGDETQQLDFARQITEDRWSVRETERRVSEQLALEDGAIAGSLGGGKKSTRKRVSPQIAALEQQLRLALGTKTELKQSASGKGRIVISFANADEFDRICALICPSVEHKAA from the coding sequence GTGACTAAAGATCGACGACTGGGACGTGGTTTGGCGGCACTCTTGGGAACACCTCTCGAGGAAGATCAAGTTCTCGACTCCACGGCAACCGGGGGCACCAACCGCACTGCCACGCCGATGGCCAACCGCTCGCCACAGCAAGTGCGCCCAGCAATGAGTCCACCCAGCTCTCCGCGCGTCCAAGGGGCTTCGGTATCGCTACCCGAGCAGCGTTCGCAACCAACGGGCTCGGCCAGCAGTAGCTCGAAGGTAACGGGCTCAGTACCGCTCCGCTCAGAAAAGGCATCCAGCCCGTCGATGCCAAGGGCCTTGGAATTGCAAGTTGATGAAATCGACAACAACCCCTTCCAACCACGTCGTCAGTTCAATGCTGAGGAAATTGCTTCGCTGGCGGAAAGCATTCGTGAGCATCAGCAATTGCAACCCGTCTTGGTTCGCAAGGTCGGTGATCGCTACCAGCTCATCTCTGGCGAACGTCGCTTGCGCGCCACCATTCACGCCGGCCTGAAGACGATCCGAGCCGAAGTTCGGCAAGCGGATGACCGACTCGTAGCAGAACTAGCGATTGTCGAGAACTTGCAGCGGAAAGACCTTGACCCGATCGAAAAGGCACTCTCGTTCCGCCGCTACATTGACGAACACCAATGCACACAAGAGGATTTGGCCAAGAGGCTTAAGATCGACCGCAGTACGATCGCCAACCTCATGCGTCTCTTGGAGCTGCCTGAAGCCATCCAACAGTCGATTCAGAGCGACAGCTTAACCGCTGGGCACGCCCGCGCCCTGCTCCCACTGGGAGATGAAACGCAGCAATTGGATTTTGCTAGGCAGATCACTGAGGATCGGTGGAGCGTTCGGGAAACAGAGCGTCGCGTCAGCGAGCAACTTGCTCTTGAAGACGGAGCGATTGCAGGCTCGCTGGGCGGGGGCAAGAAGTCAACTCGCAAACGCGTCTCGCCACAAATCGCCGCTCTGGAGCAACAACTCCGGCTCGCACTCGGAACCAAAACCGAGCTCAAGCAGAGTGCGAGTGGCAAGGGTAGAATCGTGATCAGTTTTGCCAACGCTGATGAGTTCGATCGGATTTGCGCTTTGATTTGTCCTTCCGTCGAGCACAAGGCAGCCTAG
- a CDS encoding ParA family protein translates to MARIICIANQKGGVGKTTTAVNLSVALARAGERTLLVDLDPQCNATSGVGLQPANNHPLLLNAPLRDSLLATQWQNLDLLPGSRSFVDVDRLERGSESHAKVLRQHLDVSMASFDYVLIDCPPSLGQLTQAALSASTEVLMPIQCEFYAMEGLTQMIHVIRTIMQQGDGRLTFGGILLTMYDPTLELTHEVDAEVREFFGDIVFDTVIPRDVSVSEAPSHGLSVMDYAPRSRGCRAYLELCMEVLERD, encoded by the coding sequence ATGGCGCGAATTATCTGCATTGCAAATCAAAAAGGTGGAGTTGGAAAGACGACAACGGCAGTCAATCTGTCCGTTGCGCTAGCCCGCGCAGGTGAACGCACCTTGCTTGTCGATCTCGATCCTCAGTGCAATGCAACCAGTGGTGTGGGATTGCAGCCAGCCAACAACCATCCTCTGTTGCTGAATGCCCCTCTACGGGACAGCCTGCTGGCAACGCAGTGGCAGAATCTAGACTTGCTTCCTGGCAGCCGTAGTTTTGTCGATGTAGATCGCTTGGAACGTGGCAGTGAAAGCCACGCCAAAGTACTGCGACAGCATTTGGACGTGAGCATGGCTAGCTTCGATTACGTCTTGATCGACTGCCCCCCCTCCTTGGGGCAACTCACGCAGGCCGCCCTTAGCGCCAGCACGGAAGTTCTCATGCCCATTCAGTGCGAGTTCTACGCCATGGAGGGCTTGACGCAAATGATTCATGTAATTCGGACCATAATGCAGCAAGGGGACGGCAGATTGACCTTTGGCGGAATCCTACTGACGATGTATGATCCCACCTTAGAACTGACTCACGAAGTCGATGCTGAAGTCCGCGAGTTTTTTGGCGATATCGTTTTTGACACGGTAATTCCACGAGATGTTAGCGTATCCGAAGCACCCAGCCACGGACTAAGCGTAATGGATTACGCTCCCCGATCGCGTGGCTGTCGAGCCTATTTAGAATTATGCATGGAGGTACTGGAACGTGACTAA
- a CDS encoding methyl-accepting chemotaxis protein produces the protein MMQLVHWYRSRSLRSKLISLVSLQLICLGLGFMWMFRSVVQSDARQDAADQSRQIIDLAESVRTRVAHNWRTGIYTQEQVAGWAQAGETERVLSSLPIMAAREILSERALTSGYSFKLPHLNPRNPDNTPDEVEVKVLKRFSNSASAEDYYEFDTAMNAIRYFRPIHLTEDCMICHGDAKNSQKYWGNAEGIDGTGFPMDNLAIGASYGAYEVIQSMDRADAKVAQATLRGFGMVGVAIIVSCAVLAWLLNKSLLNPLRNASLAFSRLVAGDLKHEIVVESNDEVGQLQAGINTMTQRMRAMIQSFRSNSDELGKVSTSLGQTADSVGMAAMNTSTRSQSVSTAAEEMSQSLQSIRTSLSTVSSTVQEVAAASCQVMSNAENVAINTERSARIAQDAEALAADGGQRIKQLESAANGIGDIISVIKDIAEQTNLLALNATIEASRAGEAGKGFAVVAAEVKQLAGQTAEATREIRRRIESIQTISQQVVDAIREIATVVESVSRCTSETSHAVSEQKETITKVTRQLAAAAEITRTVASGVDETVLAAQEVSLSIHEVNAIAEKTSQEVELTKAAGSNVRRVSEHFSEQLDAFAV, from the coding sequence ATGATGCAACTTGTACACTGGTACCGTTCTCGGAGTCTGCGCAGCAAGCTGATTTCGCTGGTCTCGCTACAACTGATCTGTCTCGGGCTGGGATTCATGTGGATGTTCCGCTCGGTGGTGCAATCCGATGCGCGGCAAGATGCAGCCGATCAATCGCGGCAGATCATCGACCTGGCCGAATCGGTCAGAACGCGAGTTGCTCATAACTGGCGAACAGGCATCTACACTCAAGAGCAGGTAGCGGGGTGGGCGCAGGCTGGAGAAACCGAACGAGTTCTATCGAGTTTGCCGATCATGGCGGCCAGAGAAATCCTAAGCGAGAGGGCGCTGACCAGTGGCTATAGTTTCAAGCTGCCTCATCTGAACCCTCGCAATCCCGACAACACGCCCGATGAGGTGGAAGTCAAGGTCTTGAAGCGATTTTCCAATTCGGCTTCGGCAGAAGACTACTATGAGTTCGATACCGCGATGAACGCCATCCGCTATTTTCGCCCGATCCATTTGACGGAAGATTGCATGATCTGTCATGGAGACGCGAAGAACTCACAGAAGTATTGGGGGAATGCGGAAGGAATCGATGGGACTGGTTTTCCGATGGACAATCTGGCCATAGGAGCTAGCTACGGGGCTTACGAAGTAATCCAGTCGATGGACAGAGCCGACGCCAAGGTGGCACAAGCAACGCTGCGTGGCTTTGGGATGGTCGGTGTTGCAATTATTGTTTCGTGTGCGGTTTTGGCTTGGCTCCTCAATAAGTCACTGCTCAATCCACTTCGAAATGCCTCGCTGGCATTCTCTCGACTCGTGGCCGGCGACTTGAAACATGAAATTGTGGTGGAAAGCAACGATGAAGTCGGCCAATTGCAAGCTGGGATCAACACCATGACCCAACGCATGCGAGCCATGATTCAGAGCTTTCGGAGCAATTCTGACGAATTGGGGAAGGTCTCTACCAGCCTCGGCCAAACGGCCGACAGTGTTGGCATGGCCGCAATGAATACTTCCACTCGGTCGCAATCGGTTTCAACCGCGGCTGAGGAAATGAGCCAATCTTTGCAATCGATTCGCACTTCCCTCTCCACCGTCAGTTCAACGGTGCAGGAGGTGGCCGCGGCATCCTGCCAAGTCATGAGCAATGCGGAGAATGTTGCCATCAATACCGAGAGGTCTGCCAGAATTGCTCAAGACGCGGAAGCCCTAGCAGCTGACGGCGGCCAGCGGATCAAGCAATTAGAATCGGCTGCCAATGGTATTGGCGACATTATCAGTGTCATCAAAGACATTGCTGAACAGACGAATCTACTGGCATTGAATGCGACGATTGAAGCCAGTCGAGCTGGGGAGGCCGGCAAGGGGTTTGCCGTCGTTGCTGCGGAAGTTAAGCAGTTGGCTGGGCAAACGGCGGAAGCGACCCGTGAGATTCGGCGCAGAATTGAATCCATTCAAACCATCTCCCAACAGGTTGTCGATGCCATCCGCGAAATCGCTACGGTCGTGGAGAGTGTCAGCCGCTGCACGTCGGAAACATCGCATGCCGTAAGCGAACAGAAGGAGACGATCACCAAGGTCACTCGTCAGCTGGCTGCTGCCGCGGAGATCACACGGACGGTCGCTAGTGGCGTTGACGAAACCGTACTAGCCGCCCAAGAGGTTAGCCTGAGTATTCACGAGGTGAACGCCATCGCAGAAAAAACATCACAGGAAGTGGAGTTGACGAAGGCGGCAGGGTCCAATGTGCGACGTGTTAGCGAGCACTTTAGTGAACAGCTCGATGCGTTTGCCGTGTGA